AATTCTCAGCTCATGCACTCCAGATCTTACTGCGTTTTGCATTCTCTGTGCAATCTGCTTTACCATACTCTCATCAGAGATCCTGGATAACACCGACTCCAGTTTCGCCGATTGTGTCGAATGAGCACCATTTCCATTATCTGAGGAGATAGAAAATTGCGCAATCTGCATCTCTTCGGTTTCCACAGAATCGGGACTTTTTGCCAGGGCCAGATCTATAACCTCCGGCATCTTCAGCGACTCATTCACTGCGGCGCTTTCCTTATTCTCCGAAGCGACCTTCTCATGAGTATCGATTTTTAAAAGAGCTCTCATGATTGCGGAATCCATTTTCGGCTCCATCACCGGAGCATTCTGAACTTTTAGTTGTGCATCTTCACTTTGCCCTCCACCAATAAGAGCCTTGATTCTTGCGATTGCACCTTCAAGCTCTTCCTTAACCGGTTGAGTAAAATGGCCGAAAATACGTTTCGCCTCTGAGCCGGAAAGCTCCAGTTCTGAGGGATTCACAGCCTGATGAATTCCGGGAACAGTGTTGCTTTCAAAATTCAACGCCAACTGCTCCTGCACCTCTGCCCCAATACCCAGTGCAGTGAAACCAAGCTCCAAATGAAACTTCTCCTGCTGAACAGTCTTAAGCAAAAACCCTATCTCTTGGGAGTCCAACTTTATACTCCCCAGCTCAAGCCCCGTTCCCTCATCAAGTGCATTTTCAAGCATCGCTCCGATATTCTTCAACGCCCAAAGCATCTCTGCAAACTGCTCTGCAGCAGCACAACAA
Above is a genomic segment from Chitinispirillum alkaliphilum containing:
- a CDS encoding Flagellar hook-length control protein FliK is translated as MRSDAILFSFSADHTGSKNRMDRTQSSRRPEDVQGFGERKGQKDCRFSNLYERIANENKTANHSARSSKSANEGRKVTSEQSLRNREPENSLCSDKKTENSKQAVELIKASLLRLSAVFNLSVNENFNDLSEEAFCCAAAEQFAEMLWALKNIGAMLENALDEGTGLELGSIKLDSQEIGFLLKTVQQEKFHLELGFTALGIGAEVQEQLALNFESNTVPGIHQAVNPSELELSGSEAKRIFGHFTQPVKEELEGAIARIKALIGGGQSEDAQLKVQNAPVMEPKMDSAIMRALLKIDTHEKVASENKESAAVNESLKMPEVIDLALAKSPDSVETEEMQIAQFSISSDNGNGAHSTQSAKLESVLSRISDESMVKQIAQRMQNAVRSGVHELRIQLRPESLGDVHLSIRMEGEVVSARIQVENSQVKQIIENNLQMLKDALEEQNLNAGAFSVDVSGGNEQDAERLWQQVSETQEGAVAVNAGKENDVQDTTSREKIRNGIDTGRRYGNNSMEYFA